GGTGCCACCAATAGACGCGCCTTCGATAGTACGTTGCGCAAACCATTCCGGTCTTGCCAGCCAGCATAACGATGCTCTGGATACTGCTTTTTCAACTGCGCCAATCCAAGTCCAGCCCCCGCAAAAAGGACAGGCACCCCTGCCCGCCGCCCTGCTTCGGCCAGCAAAAAAACGCCTTTGTACTCATGAATGTCGCCGACAAATACAACATCTGCATTGCGCTCGGCGGAGACTGGCGTCTCCAATAACGACACAGCGGGGTTTGCAATCGGAACGACCGGTCCACCGGCGCCCTGCGGAAACAACCGCCTCTCCATTGCTTCATGGATCAAAACGGTCACAACATCCGGCAACAGGCGATATCTGGTTTTGTTTTGAAGAAACTGCCGCGCAACTCGCCAGAGCTTATGGAAGTAGTTACGTTTGTCACAGTTGCGCGATACGCACTGAAATGACAACGGTCGACGATTGCAGGTTTTTGCAGATTGAAAGTCAAAAAAGGCCCCGTTCGGGCATGCCAAGAAGTAATCATGCGCATGCATAACCGTCCTGCTTTTTACGCGCTTCAAGGGACATAGGACTGAAGGCGAAAGGGTCTGATGAAAACCGTGGACATGGTAAATAGTGGTGCTCGTATCGTTGGCCTTGATCCAGTCGCGCAACCCCCTTTGCGCTTTGAAGTTCCAGAGCCCCGTCAACAATGCGCTCAACCTCCGTTGCTCCAGCAATTTGTTGCCGCCAAGCGCCACCGCATCCACACCC
This genomic window from Rhodobacteraceae bacterium D3-12 contains:
- a CDS encoding glycosyltransferase family 4 protein yields the protein MPKGVDAVALGGNKLLEQRRLSALLTGLWNFKAQRGLRDWIKANDTSTTIYHVHGFHQTLSPSVLCPLKRVKSRTVMHAHDYFLACPNGAFFDFQSAKTCNRRPLSFQCVSRNCDKRNYFHKLWRVARQFLQNKTRYRLLPDVVTVLIHEAMERRLFPQGAGGPVVPIANPAVSLLETPVSAERNADVVFVGDIHEYKGVFLLAEAGRRAGVPVLFAGAGLGLAQLKKQYPEHRYAGWQDRNGLRNVLSKARLLVAPTLGPEPFGLAPVEALLSGVPVAITDEMSLSQDIVSREMGRSFKAGDIDELTEVISHLANDDLAIARMSENASLRAEELSLPPVKWCRELCDVYAGLLEDAVNKAR